The genomic window CTGCGATGCCAGCAACCGTAGAGCCTACGACAAACGAGCCAGCGACTGCTACCGTTCCCAACGAGCCAGATATCGTTGCCGATGCGAAAAATTCCACATGGATAAGAGTGAAATGGTCTGTAATTCCTAATGGCGTTTTGACCAGCGTCGAAGGAGCCATTTCGTCCGGAAAGGAAGTTGTCAAAAACACGAGCAACGTCACTGGTGTATTTGAGTTCGGTGGTCTTGTACCGTACCGTGCCTACACCATACGAGTTCGCGCTTATTCCGACGTGGGAGCAAGTGCAATTGGCCTAATGAATGTCTCAACGTGCGAAGCAGGTTTTGAAATAATCGACCACGTGCCAACTCATATCTATTTTAATCGTTTAGCTCCTCTAACAGCGCCTGTGATTCACAGTTGTCAACCTCTCCGGACAGACAGGTctgacgacgagagaagagaaattcgatTAAACTTTTCAGGCGTTCGCACACGAGCGGAATGGCGCGGAGAACCAAGAGGTTACAAAGTATCTTTGCTTAAAGGTAATCCCGTTATGAACAACGAAACGGTCTACATTGACTATGACGAATCGATTGGCTCGTCTTACTTGGACGTCCTGCAAAGTAGCTTTACTTTTGATTCAGAGAGGTGGTATACAGTTCTTATGGCCGCTGAAACCCGCTTCATTTGCGGCAACGAAAACCTCGGCCCGGTTAGTTCTCCCTGCAAGTTTCGAATTGAATCGCCTGCAACTGTTCCGCCGGCAACTGTTCCGCCGGATACGAACGCAGCTAATGGTAACTCTCAATCGTAATTGGCGTTATCCTAATCATTAATTTCCTTGTGTCCAGAAGGTGGCGTGAATACGTCGACTCTTGTTCTTGCTGTCGGAATTCCAGCTGCCGCTCTAATTCTAATATTTGGTATTGTGATAACTGTCGTTTGCttgcgaaaacgaagagcacGGCAAAGGGTAAATACGGCGGATGGAAAAGGCAGTGATCTCAAGCTTGAACTGAAGCGGCAAGAGGGTGACACTCACAATGAAACGATACGTTACTCAACCGCACTTGGAAGCCACACGGCCGAAAATCCCGCGTATTCTAGCATTGATCCGGTGTACGCTACTATTCCAGACGTTGTAGAAAACGATTCAGCCACTGCTAGTAAGCCAATCGCAGACAGTACTGAAGAGACTTGCGAGAATCCGGCATACGCCACGAAATTGTAACTGATGCGCGACTACTGCTTAGGACGTTAGGCTGACATTTGTAGTTAGCAAGCGCAGAGTAGTTTATGGTTTTTGTATCTGCTATACTATCCACGATTTGTTTCATGCATGTGCACTTCCAGCTATCGAGTGGATTGCTCATTTAAATTTGAGTGTAAACCTAACACGTGATATGAACTCTATTTAATCTGCTCGTTTTTCACGTGAGCACATGCGCTCTTCTCTATTGGTCGCCGAGGTGTAAAAAAGTGTCTCTTTGTCTCCAGTGAACACAGAGGACCACACACTCTCGCCTCTCGGAAGCCCCAGCCTGCCGCACGCTCATCTCAGCGACTTCTTTGCTGCTGCGAGGCTCGTGCAGCTCCGATTCCTAAAGGCCAATTGGTAAGAGCACTGAACAGCGTAGTCTACGTTGCAAGCTAGCTTCGTCCGCGCGCGGCGCGTACGTCGTCGTGTCCGTCTCGCGGCGCGTAAAACGGCGAAGAGCGTCGAAGCGATCCGCGTGTGGCTCTTTCTACTCtccgacggcgtttttcgcgacgcgcggcgacgtgacgcgGACGTGACGACGCGCGTAATCCCCTCGCCTTTAGGCGATCCCTCATCGCGTGCACTCGcaattcgtttcgtttcatttcctccttctttttctctagtttggcgacgaaagagagcAAAAGAATGCCACGAGGCCAACGCGACGAACAGGTTCGCAACCCTTGGGGGCCCCCAgtggtgtaggcgtgcacCTAAGGGGCGGGGCTTTCTGTGACGTACACGGCGCGGACTGCCTGCGATGCCACTGCCCGCGCTCGTGGGCATAGAAAAATTTCCAACAGTCTAACCATTAGGTTTGGTTTCCAGAAgtctaatcgagggcgggttggggttcgCGAGTGAGGGCTGGTGGTCGTTGCAGCGCATGAAGCCCAATTGTGTACGTTGCAGGGAGTGTAGCGGGACAACATTTAGGCGTAATGTAGTGGCAGTCTCTTCCTTGCGTGCTCGGTTTGCATCACCACGGCGACTACGTTAGTTTGCACGGGTCCTCTCCCTTTGCACTAAGGTTTAGTCGGTggctgctagtagggtagGGCGGTTTGTGTAGTAGGCTTGTAGCTCCTTCCCCCTCTCATGcttagctagcagccgccacgtgctttagaccatttttcaatggattttcaggtaatttaggttgattagaatataggcatattttaggtcaatggatttataaggtaatctaggttttCTATCACTTGCctgcttttccttttcaggGTAGTTTAGtaggttttttattttctccacaggtttttcttttattttgcaggtttttgttttttacaggtttttatttcatttatgactttattaatttgtgtttcttttttagagtaCAATCCCTATAAGAATTCAAATTAGGCTCAAAGCGTCAATAAGGTAAGTGTTTTCATTGTGTCATTTTTCACTGACACTCTATTGCAGgtgaaatgaaattgaaggaagaagaagaaagaatacGAGAAAAAGACCTTTGCATGTTTTGATCGTTTTGAATAGTGCATGGCAGTTGCatgcttttttttctcttgatcTCGAGGTAATGGAGACAGGAGTGGGGAGTCGTCCATGAACGCGCGCGTCTTGTGTTACCTCTGTGGCGTGAGTCCCACGCGACTCTCTACTCGCGTTTCCTCGCTCCgatgcgcgcgcgcgtgcacGTCGTTGACGCTGCGCGAGTCCTACGCGATTCCCCGTCGAACTCTCCAGCTCGCGCGCGTTCCTTTGACTCGGTACTGCGAGTCCCACGCGATTGCACGCCGTTCCTCTCGCATTTTTTATGAAAGTAGGCAAAATTATAGCAAATTTTATTCAAATAAATActcaaaaattaaaatttctaTCGTctcattttcgtcttctctttccttcgCAGTGGGCGGGACGAGCGTCCTAGGTCGTTCCCTGTTGCCGGAGGTATCATCCCTCCGGCGTTGACGCTTCTCTCAATGAGTCGagagactgagactgcagtccccacagctAATGTGTGCTTGCACGGTCATCTGAAACGCGTGCAAACACTTGTGATGTAGGCATCGTTCTCCTGGGGAGACTACCATATGATAGCTCCGTCAGGAGATGCATGCCATGTGAGTTGGGCCTTTTTCTGCTCCTGCCCAGGAGAGGGTGGCAGTTTAGAAGTTATGGTCTCTTGCCACGGAGGCCTCTAAGCAGTTGAGGGGAATGCAACTTATTGATTAGGTTACAATTCCCCGGGTCTCTTGGACCTCCCGTCTTgctgaggacgttgggaccacggtcaacctcttcgtcagcttcttcttcatcttcttcagtCCTGTCTACAAAGGAGAGATCAGAAAGTACGTAGGGTCTTATAACTatacagtactgtactatCTATCTAAACTTTGGTGCAGATACCGAGACCTCAATTATGAGCTTCCGGTATCAATAATGCCACATATTAGCCAAAATATGCTGCGTGAAGTCCATTTGACCTCGAGAGGTCAAAAAgataagaaataaaatatctTTTACGCAAGAATGTTGAAGATTGGAGAGGTGACCCAAAACTCACCAAAAACCATTAGCTACAGCTCATGGTTTCTGTTGTAGCTCATGGTTTCTGTGAAGCCGTAGATCGTAGAGGTATGACTCCGTCTACTGCATAGACTATGACTCCTCCTCTATTATCTGTGACATTCACTCGTGCTGTTTTGTTACCTTGTCTTTTCCCCTACTGAAGAAACGTTGTGGAGAAGGGAACGAATCCATGTGGTGATATCAAccaactaaaaaaaatacCCAATTATTATTAGCCAAAATTGAAGGCGTGAGGTCAATTTGGCACCGCAGAGTCAAACATGCAACCAATCCCCCCGTTTTATAAGAAAATGTCGAAAATCGGAGAGGTGACCCAACTGACCGAAAACCGTATGGATGCTAAAAATCGTGACCTCACGGATTTCCAACGAAACGCGCTAGATCGACTCTAATACGCTAGTATAACAACCCCGAGCGGTCAAACGGTTCGTGCGAGTcaaaattcgcgaagaaaatgcGCTAATTGATTCagggggggcccccaaaaCGTACCTGTTCTAATATTCACACGGTTTCTTCGAACTTCAGCCTGAGTTATCGATTGAGAAGCGCTTCTTGGATGTAATCGCTGCAAAAAACCAAGCGAAAgtgatcggcgacgtccgGGCGGACgaatcgcctttttcattGTGAAAAACGGGCAACCGATCGCCCATACGCTCACCTACTCTGTAATTAGCGTTGTTATTGGCTcccgcgccgtcgtcgttgccgaaatcggccgttttcttcgtctacgccATGCGCCACGTTCTGCTTCATCACGTGTTTGTTCACGATGTCCGGGCCGTTCGACAAGTCCGCGAAAAAGCCGATCGACGTTAATGTACAGCGAAACGTAAGACGAAActgcgaagaagaagaagaagaagaaaggcgatcgTACGCCATCTTGAACTTGAGGCGAGAAATCTTGCATCATTCAGTGCCAAGAATAGAATTGCTGACCATGATCATGACGCAATCAACAGTCCAACCGTCATTGAAAAATCGCACCTATTCGAAGGAACCAACCAGAGTGTTAGATGAGCCCAACGTGACCCCAACGGACCAATAGgcgcgctgggcggagcTACGCGGTACAAAAGCGAAGTGCACACCGATTcttcttcagttgcggcctagggtgggtgcggcgtggagcaatctgcgtctcatccttgacggactggctcgggagattGGCAAAAGGCAGTCTGGATCGttggatcagcgtggcccacggactaatcccgtgccggagcctctaagcagggcgatggggggcttcggcctcggttcacGCACTGAGCAGAAAGATCGCTTATacgtcttattgttgccaaacgAGCACGACCTGCGTTAAGCAGAGTGGGTACGGCTcggagggggtgtcgcaagcggtctggttgccggcacttatctcaccaACTGGCACGATTAGATTGCGGATGATCTGGCTCAGGAGACTTCGATTTCGGGCATTGCACGTctttcctgtcgactcctacaaacggtAGTCAGCCGCTCTCCACCTCCGAAGCCCTGGTTCTTAGCTTCGGCTTACCAATGTGGTCAGGTATCGacgcgccgggggactcggcattaggggccgactactcgtccaggcggataCTGAGTGAGGGGGCCTATGAGGCTAAAACTCGCccgacactttttggaacgggtggccattgcttgcggtggctgccttgagctacgaagcgtccgaacctccccgcggTGTAGCTCGGgtaacgctaatacggacgcaaatcaaaaggtacgtacaacgataATTTGGCAGTGACTAATAGTTGATTTTTAGGTCGCGCTGCATGAAGATAGAAGAAACGctcgatgaagacgaagagacagccgaagaaaaaagattgaagaagacgtacAGAAGGGCCGGAAgaaagaacggcgacgaaaggaCAATAAGAAGAATGGAAAAATACGTTGGTCACTTTGAATAGGTTTCTGCATTGAGTATTGTACGTACTGTGTGTGTACGAAATAAAATGTTTGCAACTTGATCTTGTACGCTCAGCCTGCGATTAGCCTAATGGATGCTTTTCGGACCGGATTAATCGACGTGGGAAGGCGGAGGAAAGCGTGAAAGTCCGTTTCACGCGATCGCCAATAAAATTCGCTCGTAACTGAAATCGAGGTTCGCGAATTCGTTTCTAGACCCAAAGGACGCTTCGAAAATACGGCGGAACTCTGTTGGAACGTCAGCAAAGACGAAATGAGTGGTAGATCTGTAGGAAGAGTGAGATAGGTGGAGAATCTGACGCGCTAGCAAAAAGTGACGCGCTGCGAAGCCTCTCTGGTGCATTCGACGGGCGAAGAGACCTATTtctttcgtcggcgtcgagttCTAAGCAGCTAGAAGCCCTGGACGCTTTGCCAGAagctttcttctttagacgACTCCCGTATAAACCTGAAAGATATAATCCACTtgtctatttattttaattaattaaaatatgtCGATTAAAATGACGCTTTCACTGCCTTCCAATTCTGCCATGAGTCAATCATACAATGCTCACCCTCTGTGTCCTGTCTGCCATCTCGACACTTTCCGCTTCGAAGAGTCGAccatcgctttcgtcgtccggCAGGAGTCGCTTCCGAATCAACATCTTTTGACGCACGGAACACAGTCTCCGGCGCAGTCGTTCCGAAACCCATTCGGCCACTTTGCCTGCCTCGCTTCTTCTGTCGTCTACTGCACCAATGTGCTTTTCATTTGCTGTATCTAAAgtctacaaaaaataaaaatgattgATTTTGACTGCAGTATGCAACCTAGCTCTCTCTCAGTAGGCACCTCTCTCATCCTTTTGATTTCTGCTAAAAGTAAATGCATCTGCCTCTTTGTGACCGGCTGATCGAgctccttttcttcagccGCAGTTTTGAAATTGTCCAGTAGAGCTCGGCTTCTGCTTATGTCcaggcgacgcgacgctctCCGATTTGCAAACGCTTTGTGGAAGTTCTTTTCCTAGGCAGACCAAATCATCGACAGATTTCCGTCACTTTGTGCAATACTGCTAACCTCTTTCCAGCCGCAACACAGAGTCACTAAGTAGGCAATCAACCGAGCCAAAATATAGAGGACGTTGAGCGGTGGCGGTACGAGTGGCGAACGACGCATTTCCGTCACAATTTCAGCTTTCAGAAATATCCATTCCGCCGCGGCGTTATCCTATATGAGAAAAACGCCTTTTCCAAACGAAGTGGCAGCTTGTGCGCTCACTTACATGCACAGTCTGATAGGCGTTTGAAACCAGGGCGATGAGCATATTGAGCAGAATAATCGTAGACCAGATAACCCACACGACTTTCACGATCAGTCCGAGAACTTCTTGGACGCTATAGCTATCGAGGATTTCGACGCCGAGCTCTGTCGAGGATGCCAAGTTGACCATGCTTAGAAAGAGGACGTGAAGAATTTTTCCCAACCTAAAAAAGGAATGTCATCTTTTATGCCAATTCCTCTTCGTTTCACGTACGACTGTTGATCTGCAGGGAGTTGATTCAATGCGTCCGCGAACGACAGGCACGAGTTTGTGctgttgttggtgctgctgATGTCACGACAAAGAGCACTGAATACTTTAATTCCGTAGATGTTCTTCAAGCAGACGCCAAAGCCGAGcaagaaaacggcgaagaagaacacGTAGCACAGAAGTGGATAGATCATCTGCCGAAATGAAATCACCATGGGACCGAAGTACGGCAATATGATCATGTAGAGCAGAAGTCGACAGACGACGGCAAGAAACAGAAAAGCGTAGAGTATTGAGAGAAGATTTTGAGACGTCGCTGACACATGGGATATCAGATGAAATCGAACGCATAATCCTATAGACATCAGAGTGATGATAAGTATGTCCCACCAATTGCTGATTTGAGTGATGTAAGAGCGTCGACCCTGCCGTCGCAGTTGACCCGTTTCGTACGcaatttcgccgacgagctgAAGCATGATCAGCCACTCGAAGGACGACAGGGTCGAATTGACGAGATGACGAGGAGGAAGCGAGCTACCCGATGCCAAGAATATCAGTACGCACATGTACAAGTGAGCGCTGATGCCGTGCGCCGCGTAgctgacgacgagcgactcGGACATGAGAAAGTCGTTCGCCGCGATCGCATAGCTCGCCTTGCGGCGAGGCAGAAtgtcgagaaagagaacgaagggAAACGTGACGTATcgaacgaagaggaggagaagcgaCGTCACGAAGCGACCCGTCGTGAGAAGCGTTTGCGATTGgccgcgacggcgaacgggcgaggcgaagaagagccgGTTGAGACACGGCTGAACTCTCGAATTGAGAAGAAACTAAGAAAGAATTATATTAGATCTTTGCGCttaataatttctgcatacAGTACCTTTCTCTGATCGTTTCTCACTGCAACCGAAATCGCTCTTTCCATGACGCCAGCGCTGTTGTCGACCGTCGCCAGCTCGCTCGCCACGTTCACCAAATCGTCGCTTAACTGCTCAAACGCCGACCTCTCCTCCTCCGAAGCGACgcacttcgacgtcttccgcACGAACGCGCCCACTTCCAACGCCGTCAGAATCGGACTCACCGATCGCGTGATGACGTCGGGCGACGAcagggcgacgacgacgtcgtacggAATTTCGGTCTCGCGCGGCAACTTGCTTCCGGCGCAGATGAGACtcacggcggcgtcgagatTTCGCGTCGTGCCGCCGATCGCCTTCTCcagcgccgtcgccgtcgacttcgtccagATTGACGCACTGTTCGATTAGAAAATCGACGGCTGCCTGTTTCGGCGGACAGTTGCCGTTCACGGCGAGGTGAAGCGGCGTtcgaccgtcgtcgtcctttgcGGAGAAGTCGACTCCGTGCTctttcgccgcttcgagAAGGAGAACCGATCCGAAAGCGGAAGCGCGATGAGCAAGAGTTTCGTTTCGAGGCCAGACTTCTTTTGATGGATTGGCGCCGTGGTCGATCGCAAGgagcgctttcgcttcggcgtcgcgagacgacgagacggcgtcgaagaCGGGCCGCGAGAGCAAGGTCATCCACGACTCGTTGCTAAGACGATGCCAGTGGGAGAGTAGAgtctaaaaattcaatacaTGTATGAGTCCCTCAATATTGTCAACACACATAAACGACAAGATTCTACTGAATAACTTCTGGTTCTATAGAAGGCTATTCACATGCACATGCAGGTATTCATAGCCTCATTACATCATTTGGAGAATAGCAAGCGCCGCTTCCTACGGATCCCATCATATCATTATCACCTTCATAAAAACGACGGAGCCGTCAGCAAATGCTATCCTTAAAAGAGACCATTCGTTTTGTCGCAGAAC from Oscarella lobularis chromosome 1, ooOscLobu1.1, whole genome shotgun sequence includes these protein-coding regions:
- the LOC136195756 gene encoding short transient receptor potential channel 5-like: MTLLSRPVFDAVSSSRDAEAKALLAIDHGANPSKEVWPRNETLAHRASAFGSVLLLEAAKEHGVDFSAKDDDGRTPLHLAVNGNCPPKQSTATALEKAIGGTTRNLDAAVSLICAGSKLPRETEIPYDVVVALSSPDVITRSVSPILTALEVGAFVRKTSKCVASEEERSAFEQLSDDLVNVASELATVDNSAGVMERAISVAVRNDQRKFLLNSRVQPCLNRLFFASPVRRRGQSQTLLTTGRFVTSLLLLFVRYVTFPFVLFLDILPRRKASYAIAANDFLMSESLVVSYAAHGISAHLYMCVLIFLASGSSLPPRHLVNSTLSSFEWLIMLQLVGEIAYETGQLRRQGRRSYITQISNWWDILIITLMSIGLCVRFHLISHVSATSQNLLSILYAFLFLAVVCRLLLYMIILPYFGPMVISFRQMIYPLLCYVFFFAVFLLGFGVCLKNIYGIKVFSALCRDISSTNNSTNSCLSFADALNQLPADQQSLGKILHVLFLSMVNLASSTELGVEILDSYSVQEVLGLIVKVVWVIWSTIILLNMLIALVSNAYQTVHDNAAAEWIFLKAEIVTEMRRSPLVPPPLNVLYILARLIAYLVTLCCGWKEEKNFHKAFANRRASRRLDISRSRALLDNFKTAAEEKELDQPVTKRQMHLLLAEIKRMRETLDTANEKHIGAVDDRRSEAGKVAEWVSERLRRRLCSVRQKMLIRKRLLPDDESDGRLFEAESVEMADRTQRVSIV